A single genomic interval of Shewanella halotolerans harbors:
- a CDS encoding DUF4178 domain-containing protein, with the protein MGFLKGLFGKKEAPKRQLNHPNHLQKGDIISLDDSFALPEQLRGQQLRVEGINTYEYQRKQLCEWVLKGHGNDSLCLSLDEDDETYLAFSIKIPRSQVEQLFDLDAFSEIFEEDSHAELEVKETPAALMGWLGDRYHQVNFAQFGYFHRVDYRGMRPPQDEGMSSGEPFESYLLLDEEENRAVEVEVYEGGDTDVSLTIYRPLSDIRQYWPGQL; encoded by the coding sequence ATGGGATTCTTAAAAGGATTGTTTGGTAAGAAAGAGGCGCCCAAACGCCAACTCAACCATCCTAATCATTTGCAAAAAGGCGATATTATCAGCCTGGATGACAGCTTCGCCCTGCCCGAGCAACTGCGAGGCCAACAGCTGAGAGTCGAAGGGATCAACACCTACGAATACCAGCGCAAACAGCTCTGCGAATGGGTGCTCAAGGGCCACGGCAACGACAGCCTCTGCCTCTCTCTGGATGAAGACGATGAAACCTATCTGGCCTTCTCCATCAAGATCCCCCGCAGTCAGGTGGAGCAGCTGTTCGATCTCGACGCCTTCAGCGAGATCTTCGAAGAGGATTCGCACGCCGAGCTTGAGGTCAAAGAGACCCCTGCCGCCCTCATGGGATGGCTGGGTGATCGCTATCATCAGGTAAACTTCGCCCAGTTTGGCTATTTCCACCGCGTCGATTATCGCGGCATGCGTCCACCTCAAGACGAGGGGATGAGCTCAGGCGAGCCGTTCGAGAGTTATCTGCTGCTGGATGAAGAGGAAAATCGCGCCGTCGAGGTCGAGGTGTATGAAGGAGGCGATACAGATGTCAGCCTCACTATTTACCGTCCCTTGAGCGATATTCGCCAATATTGGCCGGGACAGCTATAA
- a CDS encoding PspA/IM30 family protein codes for MGILNKILTAFRGGATEVGQSIVDANSTRIFEQEIRDAEKHLTKAKRELTDVMAKEMQASREVDRLKRAIAEHEGYATQALEKENEALALEVAEKIAQLEQELSEHQSANDSFSAHAARLKDLVRKTERQLADYQRQLSMVKTTESVQKATATITDSFASSNSKLLNAKDSLERIKARQQQFDDRLKAAETLADENSDKSLQAKLAEAGIGEQKSNANAVLDRLKARK; via the coding sequence ATGGGCATACTGAACAAGATCCTCACCGCATTTCGCGGTGGCGCCACCGAAGTTGGCCAGAGTATCGTCGACGCCAACTCGACACGCATCTTCGAACAAGAGATCCGTGACGCAGAGAAACACCTGACCAAGGCCAAGCGCGAGCTGACCGACGTCATGGCCAAAGAGATGCAAGCCAGCCGCGAAGTGGATCGCCTAAAGCGCGCCATCGCCGAGCACGAAGGCTATGCGACTCAGGCGCTGGAGAAGGAAAACGAAGCCTTGGCCCTGGAAGTGGCCGAGAAGATCGCTCAGCTTGAGCAAGAGCTTTCTGAACACCAGAGCGCCAACGACAGCTTCAGCGCCCACGCCGCCCGCCTGAAAGACCTGGTGCGCAAGACAGAGCGCCAGCTGGCTGACTACCAACGTCAGCTCAGCATGGTCAAGACCACGGAAAGCGTGCAGAAGGCCACGGCGACCATTACCGATTCCTTCGCCAGCAGCAACTCTAAACTGCTGAACGCCAAGGATTCGTTGGAACGCATCAAGGCACGTCAGCAGCAGTTTGACGACCGTCTCAAGGCCGCCGAAACCCTGGCCGACGAGAACAGCGACAAGTCGCTACAGGCCAAGCTGGCCGAAGCGGGTATCGGCGAGCAGAAGTCCAATGCCAACGCAGTACTGGATCGCCTCAAAGCCCGTAAGTAA
- a CDS encoding YjfI family protein → MNIHNIANHLNALGDNSHTGFQFDCYPIDGDVEVLQVNVVGREEIPVFVSVTDNQILCISYLWGEDEVKQERRSEMFETMLELNIPMPLSSFAKVDDKYVVYGALSVQSSMLEIEQELSVLSDNCLEVIDELADFLK, encoded by the coding sequence ATGAACATTCACAACATTGCCAACCACCTCAATGCACTTGGCGACAACAGCCACACCGGCTTTCAATTCGATTGTTATCCCATAGATGGTGACGTCGAAGTACTGCAAGTCAACGTTGTGGGACGCGAAGAGATCCCTGTGTTTGTATCGGTAACGGACAACCAAATCCTGTGCATCAGCTACCTATGGGGCGAAGACGAAGTTAAGCAAGAACGTCGCAGCGAGATGTTTGAAACCATGCTCGAACTCAACATCCCTATGCCACTGTCCTCCTTCGCTAAGGTCGACGACAAGTATGTGGTCTATGGAGCCCTGTCTGTGCAATCGAGCATGTTAGAGATAGAGCAAGAGCTGTCAGTCCTGTCCGACAACTGTCTGGAAGTGATCGACGAACTGGCCGATTTCTTAAAGTAA
- a CDS encoding polyamine aminopropyltransferase, producing MQSTHTTTPAPAGVKSLSWLDDLLLLGIMAVLAACGLIYEYLLSHYAGRILGALEAAIYTMIGLMIVSMGVGAFAARKIRCAFTGFAMLELCVALCGALAILITAAVIGFGQQLPIIIASTIGLPPDQLPQGGFIGTLQKLSEYLPYAWGVLLGLMIGMEIPLIARVRQSLCDEHLMHNAGTIYGADYIGAGVGAAIWVLFMLALDIQLAAALTASFNLLAGFLFIWRFWSKIRFNRLLLAGHLLATGILLVLAIHGPKWDQAFNNMLYKDKVVYAKATRFQQLTFTERLRGNHLAPVYSLYINGRLQFSSQDEHIYHAFLVHPTLAASARHDKVLIIGGGDGLGLRQVLKWQPKQVTLMDLDADLVRLFKEGDPEMPPRLSNALLKLNGDAFNDERVELLIDDAFNGADKLIRRGEKFDAIIVDLPDPSHPDLNKLYSDLFYRKLKELLSSDGAISVQSTSPYHAAKAFISVGKTLQAAGFQVEQYHHNVPSFGEWGWSIGTLRGQNAKQRLSSMTELPVDDPWLTPGLIRAAFEFPKNYYEHADQVKVNDIGSMHLYRYHQRAWSEDENLTLD from the coding sequence ATGCAATCGACACACACCACAACGCCTGCTCCTGCAGGCGTTAAATCATTAAGCTGGCTCGACGATCTCCTGCTGCTGGGGATCATGGCGGTACTGGCCGCCTGTGGCCTCATCTACGAATACTTGCTGTCCCACTATGCGGGGCGGATCCTGGGGGCCCTGGAAGCCGCCATCTACACTATGATCGGCTTGATGATCGTCTCCATGGGCGTCGGCGCCTTCGCCGCGCGCAAGATCCGCTGCGCCTTCACCGGCTTCGCCATGCTGGAGCTGTGCGTCGCCCTCTGCGGCGCACTGGCGATTCTGATCACCGCCGCCGTGATCGGCTTCGGCCAGCAGCTGCCCATCATCATCGCCAGTACCATAGGCTTACCGCCAGATCAGCTGCCCCAGGGCGGCTTTATCGGCACGCTGCAGAAGCTGAGTGAATACCTGCCCTACGCCTGGGGCGTATTGCTTGGCCTGATGATAGGCATGGAAATCCCCCTGATCGCCCGGGTACGTCAGTCACTTTGTGACGAGCACCTGATGCATAACGCCGGCACCATCTATGGCGCCGACTATATAGGTGCCGGCGTCGGCGCCGCCATCTGGGTGCTCTTCATGTTGGCGCTGGATATCCAGCTGGCCGCTGCGCTGACCGCCAGCTTCAACCTGCTGGCGGGTTTCCTGTTTATCTGGCGTTTCTGGTCCAAGATCCGCTTTAACCGACTGTTGTTGGCAGGCCATCTGCTCGCCACAGGGATATTGCTGGTACTGGCTATTCATGGCCCCAAGTGGGATCAGGCCTTCAACAACATGCTCTACAAGGACAAGGTGGTCTATGCCAAGGCGACCCGCTTTCAGCAGCTCACCTTTACCGAGCGACTACGGGGCAATCACCTCGCGCCTGTCTACTCTCTGTATATCAATGGCCGCCTGCAGTTCTCCAGCCAGGATGAGCATATCTACCATGCCTTCCTGGTACACCCGACGCTGGCCGCCAGTGCCCGTCACGACAAGGTGTTGATCATCGGCGGCGGCGACGGTCTGGGCCTGAGGCAGGTGCTCAAGTGGCAACCCAAGCAGGTGACCCTGATGGATCTCGACGCAGATCTGGTGAGGCTGTTCAAGGAGGGCGATCCAGAGATGCCACCGCGACTATCAAACGCGCTGCTAAAGCTTAATGGCGATGCCTTTAACGATGAGCGGGTCGAGCTGCTGATAGACGATGCCTTTAACGGCGCCGACAAGCTAATAAGACGCGGTGAGAAGTTTGACGCCATAATCGTGGATCTGCCGGATCCCAGCCATCCGGATCTCAACAAGCTCTATTCGGATCTCTTCTATCGCAAGCTCAAGGAGCTGCTGAGCAGCGACGGGGCAATCTCAGTGCAGTCGACCTCCCCCTATCACGCCGCCAAGGCCTTCATCTCGGTCGGCAAGACGCTGCAAGCCGCAGGCTTTCAAGTAGAGCAGTATCACCACAATGTGCCCAGTTTCGGCGAGTGGGGCTGGAGCATAGGCACCCTAAGGGGCCAAAACGCCAAGCAGCGGCTGTCGAGTATGACAGAGTTGCCGGTCGATGACCCTTGGCTCACGCCTGGGCTTATCAGGGCCGCATTTGAATTTCCTAAAAATTATTATGAACATGCAGACCAGGTGAAGGTCAACGATATAGGCTCAATGCATCTGTATCGCTACCATCAGCGCGCCTGGTCAGAGGATGAAAACCTGACGCTCGACTGA
- a CDS encoding DUF350 domain-containing protein produces the protein MTFFQHYGLTQELAIILAIDLTIAIVLLTAMRYLQGWTVKVNSTHELSERDNFAFGISTAGAVAGLGIVLTGAITGEAAQSYLIEAIGMSAYGIFGLILIKLGRFLHDKVALNEIDKNAMILKGNISVAIVDATAAIATAIIIRSVLLWAEDLTLDTFIAIFSAFAISQLMLVLLTRLRGRSYAKRHNDSSMQEALAKGHIAVAIRHSGYMLAMALSFNAASHFIVFMPTAYVTNILGWLIFSVIMLLALSLLLALVKKLVLANINLKAEVEEQHNIGIATVELAISVAIALILTSLMA, from the coding sequence ATGACATTTTTTCAACACTACGGTCTGACCCAGGAACTGGCGATCATCTTGGCCATAGATCTGACTATCGCCATCGTCTTGCTCACGGCCATGCGTTACCTGCAGGGCTGGACCGTTAAGGTCAACAGCACCCATGAGTTATCCGAGCGGGATAACTTCGCCTTCGGCATCAGCACAGCCGGTGCCGTGGCCGGTCTGGGTATCGTACTTACCGGCGCCATCACCGGCGAGGCGGCCCAGTCTTATCTCATCGAGGCCATCGGCATGAGCGCCTACGGCATCTTCGGCCTGATTCTGATCAAACTCGGTCGCTTTCTGCATGACAAGGTGGCACTGAACGAGATAGATAAGAACGCCATGATCTTAAAAGGCAATATCTCTGTCGCCATAGTGGATGCCACCGCCGCCATCGCCACCGCCATCATCATACGTTCCGTACTGCTGTGGGCCGAAGATCTGACCCTGGATACCTTTATCGCCATCTTCAGCGCCTTTGCCATCTCACAGCTGATGTTGGTGCTACTGACCCGTCTGCGCGGGCGCAGCTATGCCAAGCGCCACAACGACAGCTCGATGCAAGAGGCGCTGGCCAAGGGGCATATCGCGGTGGCGATTCGTCACAGCGGCTATATGCTCGCCATGGCACTTAGCTTCAACGCCGCCAGCCACTTCATCGTCTTCATGCCGACCGCCTATGTCACCAACATACTCGGCTGGCTGATCTTCTCGGTGATCATGCTGCTCGCCCTCTCACTGCTACTGGCCCTGGTGAAGAAACTGGTACTGGCCAATATCAACCTGAAAGCAGAGGTCGAAGAGCAGCACAACATAGGGATCGCCACCGTCGAGCTGGCCATCAGCGTGGCCATCGCCCTGATCCTCACCAGCCTGATGGCCTAA